AAGGCGTCGGTCACCGGGGCGCCGCCCACCATGGTCTTGAGCTGGAGGCCCTTCTCCGCGATGGTCTTCACCGTGGCCTCCATGGCCGGCATGGTGGTGGTCAGGAGCGCCGACATGCACACGATGTCGGCTTTGTGCTCGGCCGCGGCGGCCAGAAACGTGTCGGTCTCCACGTCTACGCCCAAGTCGATCACCTGGAAGCCGGCGCCCTCGAGCATCATGGAGACCAGGTTCTTGCCGATGTCGTGCAGGTCGCCCTTGACGGTGCCGATCACCAGCGTGCCCTTGGGCTTGGCGTCGGTGTCGGCGAGCAGCGGGCGGATGACCTCCAGGCCCGCCTTCATGGCCTGGGCGGCCATGAGCATCTCGGGCACGAAGAGCTCGCCCTCGGAAAAGCGCTTGCCCACCTCGTCCATGGCGGCGATGAGGCCGTCGTTCAAGACCGCCTGCACGTCGCTGCCGGCGTCGATCTCTTTGCGCACCAGGGCGGGCACGCCCTCTTCGTCGAAGTCCATCACCGCAGTGAAGATGTCTTGGATGGCCATGGTTGCGTCTCCTTTGTCTCGGGTTAGGGTGTTTGGGTTTTCGGGAGCTCGGTCGCGGGGGGCGCGCGCGTCTCCCGCCACATCTCCCGGACCGTGGCGGCGACGAGCAGGAACATGACAAACAGAAACGGGAACGAGCCCAGGATGGACGCCGTCTGGAGCGCCTTGAGCCCCCCCGCGTAGACGAGCACCGAGGCCACCGCGCCCAGGGTCAGACCCCAGAACACGGTGAGCCGTTTGTCGGCCGTGCGGGCGCCTCGGGTCGTGAACGAGCTGATCACCCAGGTGGCCGAGTCGGCCGAGGTGACGAAGAAGGAGGTGATCAAGAGGTTCGCCAGCACTGCCAGGAGCCCGTAGGCGGGCAGGTGGTGCAGGGTCTCGAAGAGCGCCCCTTCCAGGCTGGACTGGACGAGCTCGCCGATCCCACCCCCCTGGTAGAGGTCTATGTGGAGCGCCGTGCCGCCGAGCGCGCTGGAGAACACGAAGGAGAAGAGCGCCGGGAGCACCATCACCACCAGAACGAACTCCCGCACCGTGCGGCCCCGGGAGATCCGGGCGATGAAGGCGCCCACGAAGGGGGCCCAGGCGAGCCACCAGGCCCAGTAGAAGACCGTCCAGGCTTTGGTCCAGCCGGGGTTGCCGAAGAGCGTGGTGCTCGCGGACAGGGGCACTAGATCCCGCAGGTAGTCCGCCAGGGTCCGGCCGAAGGTCTCCACCAGGTATGCGGTGGGGCCGAAGGCCAGGAAGAAGCCGAGCAGGACCAGCATCAGGACCACGTTGAGGTTTGAGAGGTACTTGATGCCCCGCTCCACCCCGGACACCGCCGAGGTGATGAAGAGCGCCGTGATGCCCGCGATCACCGCCACCGTGACCCCGGGCCCGGTGGACGTGCCCGCGCTGGCGGAGAGCCCGCTGGTGATCTGCAGGGCGCCGAGCCCCAGCGAAGTGACCACGCCCATCACCGTGGCCC
The nucleotide sequence above comes from Thermodesulfobacteriota bacterium. Encoded proteins:
- a CDS encoding corrinoid protein; this translates as MAIQDIFTAVMDFDEEGVPALVRKEIDAGSDVQAVLNDGLIAAMDEVGKRFSEGELFVPEMLMAAQAMKAGLEVIRPLLADTDAKPKGTLVIGTVKGDLHDIGKNLVSMMLEGAGFQVIDLGVDVETDTFLAAAAEHKADIVCMSALLTTTMPAMEATVKTIAEKGLQLKTMVGGAPVTDAFAKKIGATGYSEDAPGAVELARRLLAA
- a CDS encoding BCCT family transporter, producing the protein MPLRKALDARLNQKVFLASAALTLPFVVVGGLFPPLMEKASNAALSYLTGTWGWLYLVSVSLFVVAGLAVALSPLGRVRLGRDGKRPEFSRVSWFAMLFSAGMGIGLVFWSIAEPMYHFLSPPAGEAGTPAAARLASKIFFFHWGVHAWGTYVVVGLAMAYFQFRQGRPGLISQCLVPVFGERAMAGFGGGLIDVLAIWATVMGVVTSLGLGALQITSGLSASAGTSTGPGVTVAVIAGITALFITSAVSGVERGIKYLSNLNVVLMLVLLGFFLAFGPTAYLVETFGRTLADYLRDLVPLSASTTLFGNPGWTKAWTVFYWAWWLAWAPFVGAFIARISRGRTVREFVLVVMVLPALFSFVFSSALGGTALHIDLYQGGGIGELVQSSLEGALFETLHHLPAYGLLAVLANLLITSFFVTSADSATWVISSFTTRGARTADKRLTVFWGLTLGAVASVLVYAGGLKALQTASILGSFPFLFVMFLLVAATVREMWRETRAPPATELPKTQTP